The genome window GATCGCGAGGCGGTCGCACAGGCGGGCGGCTTCGTCCATGTCGTGCGTGGTCAGCACGAGCGTGAGTCCTTGCGCGCGCAGCGCCGACAACATCTCCCACACCATCAAACGCGCCTGCGGGTCCAAGCCGGTGGTCGGTTCGTCGAGGACGAGCATTTCGGGATCGTTCAACAACGCCTTGGCGATCACCAATCTGCGCTGCATCCCACCGGACAGGTCTTTGATGCGCGCATCTTGTTTGCCCTCGAGACTCAAGCGCCGCAGCAGCGAATCGGATCGTGTGCGCGCTGCAACGCGTGCGATGTCGAAAAACGCCGCGTAGGTGAGAAGATTTTCCATCACGGTGAGTTCGGGGTCGAGCGCGTTCTGCTGCGCGACAACGCCGATGCGGCGCTTGATCTCGCCCGCGTGCGCGGACGCGTCGAGTCCGAGTACGTGCAGCCGGCCCGATGTCTTGCCGATCCGGCAATAGACCATCTTCATCGTGGTGGTCTTGCCGGCGCCGTTCACGCCGAGGAAACCAA of Candidatus Eremiobacteraceae bacterium contains these proteins:
- a CDS encoding ABC transporter ATP-binding protein; protein product: MSLAFAVTASELTKRYGSIEAVRGIDFSIRRQECFGFLGVNGAGKTTTMKMVYCRIGKTSGRLHVLGLDASAHAGEIKRRIGVVAQQNALDPELTVMENLLTYAAFFDIARVAARTRSDSLLRRLSLEGKQDARIKDLSGGMQRRLVIAKALLNDPEMLVLDEPTTGLDPQARLMVWEMLSALRAQGLTLVLTTHDMDEAARLCDRLAIMDEGRIFAEGSPRELISIYAARDVLELAGGDEVPGDGDIGALIVRRERHGSTAYLYNDDNRTLLRALAARGIDPARHVARPATLEDVFLNITGRDLAE